The window GCGTGCCGCGGGTCCCGAGCCGGTGGCGGCCTACTTGTACGACACCGCGGCCGCCGTGGCGCGGGCCGAGCGACTGACCGCGGCGCTGCCCGCATGGGTCGACGTCTACTACGCCGTCAAGGCCAACCCGTACGGCCCGCTCGTCGAGGCGCTCGCCGGCACGGTGACGGGCTTCGAGGTCGCGTCATGCAGCGAGGTCGCCCTCGCCGACGACGCCTGCGCGAAGGCCAGCGTGCCCACCTGGGTGACCGCGAGCGGTCCCGGCAAGCAGGACTCGCTGCTGCACGACCTCGCCCGCCTCGACGGAGCGATCGTCAACGCCGAGAGCGAGCTCGAGCTGCACCGGCTCTCCCGCGCCGCGGTCGCGGCCGGCCGGGTCGTCCCGGTCGCCCTGCGGGTCAACCCCGATCGCACGGACATGGCCGGGTCGCTGCGGATGGGCGGCGTGGCCAGCCCGTTCGGCATCCCCGAGGAACGGCTCGACGCCGCGATCGCCCTGGCGGCTCGACTGCCTGGCCTCGACCCGGTCGGCTTCCACGTGCACGCGGTCAGCGGCAACCTCGACGCCGACGCCCACGCGGCGTACGTCCGGCAGTGCCTGGGGCTGGCCGTCGAACGCTCCGCCGCACACGGCATCGCGCTGCGCACCGTCGACGCCGGCGGTGGCATCGGCGTGCCGTTCGAGGACGAGGCGCCGTTCGACCTCGACCGGTTCGGCGCGCTGCTCCGCGAGATCGAGCCGCCGCCCGGCGTGCGCGTGGCGCTCGAGCCGGGACGCTGGCTGGCGGCGCCCGTCGGCTGGTACGCGGCGCAGGTGACCGACGTGAAGGAGTCGCGCGGCGCGTGGTTCGCGGTCGTCCGCGGTGGCATCAACCACTTCCAGCTGCCGACGTCGTGGGACATCAGGCACAACTTCGCGGTGCTGCCGGTCGACGCCTGGCCCGACGGCCTGCCGCGTCCCGAGGCACGCGACGCGCCCGTCACGGTCGTGGGCGAGCTGTGCACGCCCGAGGACGTCCTCGCCAGGGACGTCACCGTCGGCGCGCTGCGGGCCGGCGACGTCGTCGTGTTCCCCAACGCCGGCGCGTACGGCTTCGAGTTCGCGATGCCCGCGTTCCTCGGACACCCACCTGCGGAGCGCATCACCCTCCCGATAGCCTGAAGTTAGGTAGACCTAAGTTCGACGGAGGGCCGCGCTGTGGACGAGGCCGAGCACTGGCGGCGGGCCGGACGCCTCCTGGTCGCCAAGGCCGTCGCCGAGCTCGGCTACGAGGAGCTGCTCCGCCCCGAACCCGACGCCGCGGGCTACCGCGTGGCAGGCCACACCTTCGCCGCGACCCGCGGCGGATGTGGGCACTGGACCGTCGACCCCCACTCCGTACGCCGCGACGGAGCCGAGGCCACCGACCCCGTCCGCTTCCTCCTCGACGCCGCCCCCGCGCTCGGCCTCGACGGGCTCCGGCTCGCCGAGGCGGTCGACGAGATGACCGCGACCTGGGCGGCGGACGCCCGGCTGCTCGCGACGACGCCGACCGCCGCCGCCCTCGCCGACGCCGGGACGGCCGAGCTCGAGTCGTGGCAGCAGGGGCACCCGGGCATGGTGCTCAACAAGGGGCGGCTCGGCTTCTCGGCCGCCGACGCCGCGGCGTACGCACCCGAGTCCGGCCGTACCTTCTGCCTGCCGTGGATCGCGGTCGACGAGAGCCTGGCGGGCCACCACGGGGTGCCGGCCGACCGGCTGCTCGCCGAGGAGCTCGACGACGACACCCGCGCGCGGTTCTCCGCCGCGTGCCCGCGTCCCGGCCACGTCTGGCTGCCGGTCCACCCGTACCACCTCGATCACGTGGTGCGCACGCTGTTCGCGCCGTACCTCGCCGACGGGCGCGTCGTGGAGCTCGGTGAGGCGCCCGACGCGTACCGTCCGCTGGCGTCCGTGCGCACGCTCGTCAACACCGACCACCCGTTGCGCAGGACCGTGAAGCTGCCGCTGCAGATCCGCAACACCCTCGTCTGGCGCGGCCTGCCCGCCGACACCACGGCCGAGGCGCCCGCCGTCACCGGCTGGCTGCGCGGCATCCGCGACGCGGACCCGTACCTGCGCGACGTCACGCGCTTCGACATCCTCGGCGAGGTGGCGTCCGTCGCGGTCACGCATCCGGCGTACGCCGAGGTGCCCGACGCGCCGTACCGCTACCACGAGCTGCTCGGCGCGGTGTGGCGCGAGCCCGTCGAGGCGCACCTCGCGGCCGGCGAGCGGGCACGCAGCCTCGCCGGGCTGCTCCAGGTGGGCTCGGACGGACGCGCGCTGGTCATCGAGCTGGTCGACCGTTCCGGGCGCGACGCCACCGGCTGGCTCACCGGCCTCGCGCA of the Streptosporangiales bacterium genome contains:
- a CDS encoding IucA/IucC family siderophore biosynthesis protein, coding for MDEAEHWRRAGRLLVAKAVAELGYEELLRPEPDAAGYRVAGHTFAATRGGCGHWTVDPHSVRRDGAEATDPVRFLLDAAPALGLDGLRLAEAVDEMTATWAADARLLATTPTAAALADAGTAELESWQQGHPGMVLNKGRLGFSAADAAAYAPESGRTFCLPWIAVDESLAGHHGVPADRLLAEELDDDTRARFSAACPRPGHVWLPVHPYHLDHVVRTLFAPYLADGRVVELGEAPDAYRPLASVRTLVNTDHPLRRTVKLPLQIRNTLVWRGLPADTTAEAPAVTGWLRGIRDADPYLRDVTRFDILGEVASVAVTHPAYAEVPDAPYRYHELLGAVWREPVEAHLAAGERARSLAGLLQVGSDGRALVIELVDRSGRDATGWLTGLAHAVLPGLLHFLHAYGVAFCPHGENTVVVYDTDGVPDRILVKDLADDVNVLPSTEAPRLLLRWPHEELAHSILSALVAGHFRHLAPLVEEHLGVPEQAFWRLLRAEVDAYRETFPATASDPYGLTAAEFGRVVLNTEQLTSGAFHDRAEKDEAFDEISGTVRNPLAEV